In the Diprion similis isolate iyDipSimi1 chromosome 2, iyDipSimi1.1, whole genome shotgun sequence genome, one interval contains:
- the LOC124413135 gene encoding SAGA-associated factor 29 — MSSPSKMPFTADAAAHQIQERLKNIYNLIFEIEEERNRSEHNLNNITKAHDKITPDDKVSPYYQQKLKSLYSAAVSDAQQEEELIRKALAKINEIRAIRNERRIQARNAGNKETIRRGALMKMLLSSAQTLPLYVGKSPGAKPPPLCGAIPAEVTYIAKMGDMVAALVKGSEEEENWILAEVVQFNPTTSKYEVDDIDEEQKDRHVLSKRRVVPLPLMRANPETDAHALFPKGSIVMALYPQTTCFYKAVVNQLPTTATEEYEVLFEDATYADGYSPPLNVAQRYVISIKESKKNKSQS, encoded by the exons AT GAGCTCTCCTTCAAAGATGCCGTTCACAGCTGACGCAGCGGCACATCAAATACAG GAGCGGCTCAAGAACATATACAATTTAATATTTGAGATAGAAGAAGAACGCAATCGATCCGAacataatttgaataatatcacCAAGGCTCATGATAAAATAACACCAGACGATAAAGTCTCTCCTTACtatcaacaaaaattaaaaagtttatATAGCGCTGCTGTTTCTGATGCTCAACAAGAAGAGGAGCTGATACGAAAAGCGCTGGctaaaattaacgaaattaGGGCAATTCGAAATGAGCGTAGAATTCAA GCACGTAATGCCGGAAACAAGGAAACAATACGACGAGGTGCATTGATGAAAATGTTGTTAAGCTCTGCACAAACTCTACCACTTTACGTTGGTAAATCACCTGGAGCAAAACCGCCCCCACTATGTGGCGCAATTCCAGCTGAAGTTACATATATAGCAAAG atgGGAGATATGGTTGCCGCGCTCGTAAAGGGATCagaagaagaggagaattGGATTCTTGCTGAAGTTGTTCAATTTAATCCAACAACGAGTAAATATGAAGTCGATGACATAGATGAGGAACAAAAGGATAGACACGTTCTTTCAAAGCGACGTGTTGTCCCGTTGCCTCTGATGCGAGCAAACCCAGAGACAGATGCCCACGCATTATTTCCAAAAGGATCTATAG TTATGGCGCTCTACCCGCAAACAACATGCTTTTACAAGGCTGTTGTTAATCAGCTACCGACTACCGCGACTGAAGAGTACGAAGTACTATTCGAAGATGCAACGTATGCAGACGGATACTCCCCACCTTTAAATGTTGCGCAACGTTACGTTATATCCATAAAGgagagtaagaaaaataaaagtcaatcTTGA